TGAAAATCTTGATAGCGTTAACTAATTCAAGCTTTGCTCTCTGAAAACATGTGGCGTTAATCCAACATTTCGTTTGAACAATCGCGAAAAGTAATTAGGGTCATCAAAACCAAGTAGGAAGGAAATTTCATTGATATTCAAATTACTCCCTTTCAGCATATTCAGGCACACAACCAGAACCAAATGATGACGCTCATGCATGATATGATGGATGAAATGCATACCATGAAAGTCACGCAGGATCCCGACATTGATTACGCGACCATGATGAAAATGCACTATCCAGCGAAATGATGTACACATGCTGTGGACAGGTGCTTGCCTATTCCGACGTATTTACCAGATCCAGGCCATTCTGCTTCGTATAATTCGGATAGCTGACCACCAGTAGCTGCCGGAGGGGCTGCGGGTATCATTTTTGTAAATATGTCTGTCACTCAACAAACAGCGAAAATATGAAACGGTTAAATGTAAATTTGGCAATCATAACAATAGGTGCAGGCGTTTGGCTTTCGTCATGCGGAAGCACCAATGATCGAGAGAATGGTATAGAAGGCTCAGGAAGCAAAACTGAGACCACACCGAATGACAGTAGCGGGGCAGAAAGTAAGGCCGCGATGGGCACAAATGAGGACAACCAAGATGACTCACTGGGGTACCCAAGTAACCAATCAAATCTGAACGCCGACTCAACCAGAAAAAAACACGATAAATAACGGGCGAAACAACAAGCCACTAAAAGATAGGCCGTTCCAGATTTTGAGACGGCCTATCTTTTTGAAACAGGTTGACTTTAGTCCTGAGCTCCATTGTCGCAGGTGGCTTTGACCCAATCAGTTTCCTGCGGTGCCAGTTGTTTTTTCCGATAACAATCTCTTTGCCATTTCCAAATGGTGTTTCAAAGCCGGTATTTTAGAATCGGCCCACTTCCTGAAATCAGGATCCTGTCCTTTATTGGATTCCGTCTGAAACAACCCGATCGTTTCCTCGTGAGAAGCGATCATCATATTCATGTAAAGCATATCGAATTTCTC
The genomic region above belongs to Dyadobacter pollutisoli and contains:
- a CDS encoding helix-turn-helix domain-containing protein, which produces MHFIHHIMHERHHLVLVVCLNMLKGSNLNINEISFLLGFDDPNYFSRLFKRNVGLTPHVFREQSLN